In the genome of Gammaproteobacteria bacterium, one region contains:
- a CDS encoding cytochrome c, with translation MPGSLSFIKHGIIPFVAISVLALISSCGESLPGFSFKQTSGLSQRNAVSLEASNVDAFVQTLYPVLRSNCAACHDSQGPTPNTPFFADVDTNVALGEALQRVDLIDPVNSRIVQKLVLESHNCWSGNCLADASVLQAAIEQWAGLANVGQVAFIQQCASCHGANGQGVNGTIGLTRPLPLAELTTFIENNMPPANPAACVGVCAADLAQFIFNNFNASNSGVVQDPLATLPESKAQLDLLCARLAAQNAQNVVRDAFCGAVPPAITSLRDLQAALGLAFTNPNAAGRRNNGRGGNPAFTLVGHSSSLVARFTNPINPRALIFTPPNGRNQTPGLIAMGFVRGDQFAELVVSDRVTNDLQFFLFTFKQQCNLTNSCAIGELLTPAVERNWVDYTIYGQVDLANTVFDCLQCHQTGGPGTPSILRMQELANPWNHFLRNNRQGGQVLLNAFTAAHGTNEDYAGIPAALIPASDPALLEDLVRGNGFGNQPNAFNSGLIENQVNQTPGQPADNTTPGTSAEWQRIYNNTVLGQFIAVPYHDILVTDPAQLQSATQAYQNFLGGALTAAALPDIRNIFMTSALRDIGFRVMAGLDGQQIITQACTQCHNSQLDQTITRARFNVDLNAMSDTLGGVLTGAARDAELGLAIARLQLPENDVRRMPPALFKTLDATEIAAATSYLCSQMTTPGAQCVNAQAFTPNPAPLPAAGPPPGGGGGGGGGFRGGGD, from the coding sequence ATGCCGGGTAGTTTGTCCTTCATAAAGCACGGAATAATTCCATTTGTTGCCATTTCTGTTTTGGCACTGATCTCGTCCTGTGGTGAGTCTCTCCCAGGTTTCTCCTTTAAACAAACCAGCGGTTTATCCCAACGAAATGCGGTTTCTCTCGAGGCTAGTAATGTCGATGCCTTTGTTCAAACCCTGTATCCCGTTTTAAGAAGCAATTGCGCCGCGTGCCACGACTCACAGGGGCCCACGCCGAATACCCCGTTTTTCGCCGATGTTGATACCAATGTCGCCCTAGGCGAAGCCTTACAGCGGGTCGACCTTATTGATCCAGTCAATTCCAGAATCGTTCAGAAGCTGGTACTGGAATCTCACAATTGCTGGTCGGGGAACTGTCTGGCTGATGCATCAGTCCTTCAAGCTGCTATTGAACAGTGGGCGGGACTAGCCAATGTCGGCCAGGTTGCCTTTATACAGCAATGCGCCAGTTGTCACGGCGCGAATGGCCAGGGTGTCAATGGCACAATCGGGTTGACGCGTCCACTACCACTGGCGGAGTTGACGACGTTTATTGAAAACAATATGCCGCCAGCCAATCCAGCAGCCTGTGTTGGTGTTTGTGCGGCTGATCTAGCGCAATTCATTTTTAATAACTTCAATGCAAGTAATAGCGGCGTGGTGCAAGACCCGCTTGCCACCTTGCCGGAAAGTAAAGCGCAACTGGATCTGTTATGCGCCCGACTAGCTGCGCAGAATGCACAGAATGTAGTGCGAGACGCGTTTTGTGGAGCTGTTCCACCAGCCATCACAAGTCTTAGAGACCTGCAAGCTGCATTAGGACTTGCGTTTACCAATCCAAATGCGGCCGGACGACGTAATAATGGTCGTGGGGGAAATCCTGCTTTTACATTGGTAGGACATTCGTCATCTCTGGTTGCCCGTTTTACTAACCCGATTAATCCGAGAGCGCTTATATTTACACCGCCAAATGGGCGTAACCAAACGCCGGGTTTGATCGCTATGGGCTTTGTGCGCGGTGATCAATTTGCGGAACTGGTGGTGTCGGATCGCGTCACCAACGATTTGCAATTCTTCCTTTTTACCTTTAAGCAGCAATGCAATCTGACCAATAGTTGCGCTATCGGCGAATTGCTCACACCTGCTGTCGAGAGAAACTGGGTAGACTACACCATCTACGGTCAGGTTGATCTGGCCAATACGGTGTTTGATTGTCTGCAATGTCACCAGACCGGAGGACCGGGAACTCCATCCATACTGCGCATGCAGGAACTGGCGAATCCTTGGAACCACTTTTTGCGTAATAATCGCCAGGGTGGACAAGTATTATTAAATGCCTTTACCGCAGCTCATGGTACTAATGAAGATTATGCAGGCATACCGGCAGCGTTGATTCCTGCATCCGATCCTGCGTTGCTGGAGGATCTTGTCAGAGGCAACGGATTCGGAAACCAGCCTAATGCATTCAATTCCGGGCTCATCGAAAATCAGGTAAATCAAACACCAGGTCAACCGGCTGATAACACAACTCCGGGGACGAGCGCAGAATGGCAGCGTATCTATAACAATACGGTATTGGGACAATTTATCGCGGTTCCATACCACGATATCCTGGTAACTGATCCGGCGCAGTTACAATCGGCAACCCAGGCCTATCAGAATTTTCTCGGTGGCGCACTTACAGCGGCGGCACTTCCAGACATTCGTAACATCTTTATGACATCAGCCTTGCGAGATATTGGTTTTCGTGTAATGGCTGGACTGGATGGCCAGCAGATAATTACCCAGGCGTGTACTCAGTGCCATAACTCTCAGCTAGACCAAACCATCACGCGTGCAAGATTCAATGTGGATTTAAACGCCATGAGTGATACCTTGGGCGGCGTGTTAACTGGCGCTGCTCGCGATGCTGAACTTGGTCTGGCAATCGCGCGGTTACAGTTGCCAGAAAACGACGTTCGACGTATGCCACCGGCATTATTTAAAACCCTGGATGCGACAGAAATCGCCGCAGCCACATCTTATTTGTGCAGCCAAATGACTACCCCTGGCGCGCAATGCGTGAATGCTCAGGCGTTTACGCCTAACCCTGCGCCGTTACCTGCGGCTGGTCCTCCTCCGGGAGGCGGCGGTGGAGGCGGCGGTGGATTCCGTGGAGGCGGCGACTAA
- the tcdA gene encoding tRNA cyclic N6-threonylcarbamoyladenosine(37) synthase TcdA yields the protein MSADEQQYLKLFDGIRRLYGNEKFALLRELHICVIGVGGVGSWVVEALARTAIGRLTIIDNDTVSLSNMNRQLHTLQSTVDRSKVEVMQARVLEINPWCEVNVIDDFLTMKTLPDYLDPGRGYDYVIDAIDSIKFKSAMIAHCKRNKIPMIMTGGAGGLTDPTLIQIADLTKTFNDPLAAKVRSQLRSDYGFTRNPKRRFGVECVFSSQQQVYPKDDGSVSHEKPGIHGVSLDCRFGYGSASFVTGSFAYFAAARAIEKALERRLKKTPI from the coding sequence ATGTCTGCGGACGAACAGCAATACCTTAAATTATTTGACGGAATAAGGCGCCTATACGGCAATGAGAAATTTGCCTTGCTACGCGAACTGCATATTTGCGTTATAGGTGTGGGTGGTGTCGGCTCATGGGTGGTTGAAGCGCTGGCACGTACGGCGATTGGGCGTCTTACGATTATTGATAACGACACCGTGAGTCTTTCGAACATGAATCGGCAGTTACACACCTTGCAGTCAACAGTCGATCGCTCAAAGGTAGAGGTGATGCAAGCGCGGGTGCTGGAAATCAATCCGTGGTGCGAGGTGAATGTCATAGACGATTTTCTCACCATGAAAACCTTGCCTGACTATCTCGACCCAGGTCGTGGTTATGACTATGTCATCGATGCGATCGATAGCATCAAATTCAAATCGGCGATGATCGCTCACTGCAAGCGCAACAAGATACCGATGATTATGACCGGTGGTGCAGGTGGTTTAACGGATCCGACATTGATACAGATCGCCGATTTGACCAAGACATTTAATGATCCACTGGCTGCAAAAGTCAGAAGCCAGTTGCGTAGTGATTACGGTTTCACGCGAAATCCCAAACGCCGATTCGGTGTAGAGTGCGTGTTTTCATCACAGCAGCAGGTATATCCAAAAGATGATGGAAGCGTTAGTCATGAGAAACCGGGAATACATGGCGTTTCCCTGGATTGTCGATTCGGCTACGGATCAGCCAGCTTCGTGACGGGAAGTTTTGCCTATTTTGCAGCGGCCAGGGCTATCGAAAAGGCACTCGAACGGCGCCTGAAGAAGACGCCTATTTAG
- a CDS encoding DUF1835 domain-containing protein, whose translation MILSLTSTRANADAINRAQLFGDVVACEDVLYEGPLMQGKSPVEMARIRSQYFSQQGMTSAKILADRYIQRLARIHDFAQYDEMILWFSDNLYNQLILLQLLYWLSELNTGRLEITYISPDRLPVSKHLRTFDVMSDDQIYLLYKKRLDISINQIDIARSVWQAICSDDPRDLLGFTPRHLAAIPYLADAVQRLIQQYPSKSNGLSRSEKQILEIMSTGENDLEKIFIRTQRKEDKPFMNQTMFWLTVSRLVQAEMPAIELEQDEPDDDGDDVMELTRIKMHMTTFGKSILRNHDDWIHHNGIDRWVGGVHIHDRNIWRWDGQHKSIMRTYV comes from the coding sequence ATGATTCTGTCGCTAACCAGTACCCGCGCCAATGCAGATGCCATCAACCGAGCGCAACTATTCGGGGATGTCGTGGCCTGCGAGGACGTATTGTACGAGGGGCCACTGATGCAGGGGAAATCGCCTGTGGAGATGGCGCGCATACGCAGTCAGTACTTTTCGCAGCAAGGCATGACTTCGGCAAAAATCCTGGCAGATCGTTATATCCAGCGACTTGCTCGTATACATGACTTTGCGCAATACGATGAAATGATTTTGTGGTTTAGTGATAATTTGTATAACCAGCTCATCTTGTTGCAACTGCTTTACTGGCTATCTGAATTGAATACCGGCCGCCTGGAAATTACCTATATCTCTCCGGATCGCCTTCCTGTGAGTAAACACCTTCGTACATTTGATGTGATGAGCGATGATCAGATCTACCTGTTATACAAAAAGCGTCTGGATATTTCGATCAACCAGATTGATATTGCCCGTTCTGTGTGGCAGGCCATCTGTAGTGATGACCCGCGCGACCTTTTGGGTTTTACTCCGCGTCATTTGGCGGCGATTCCATACCTTGCCGACGCCGTTCAGCGCTTGATTCAACAGTATCCGTCCAAGAGCAATGGTTTGTCGCGTAGCGAAAAACAGATATTGGAAATTATGAGTACTGGCGAAAACGATCTGGAAAAGATTTTTATTCGCACGCAACGCAAAGAAGACAAGCCCTTTATGAATCAAACGATGTTTTGGCTAACCGTCTCGCGTCTGGTACAGGCAGAAATGCCTGCGATTGAGCTTGAGCAAGACGAACCTGATGACGACGGCGACGATGTTATGGAGTTGACGCGTATAAAAATGCATATGACAACTTTTGGTAAAAGTATATTACGCAATCATGATGACTGGATTCATCACAACGGCATTGACCGCTGGGTTGGCGGCGTTCATATACACGACAGAAATATCTGGCGCTGGGATGGTCAGCACAAATCGATTATGCGAACATACGTATAG
- a CDS encoding cation:proton antiporter has translation MHTQHSIFNTGLFGSLLLFFPFTASANNNGMHTDPIAPVILGVTGILLFALIGRFIARRFGQPSVLGELIMGVILGNIGYYFGSDFITVLREGPAIFDMFEQTLSGVDLQTAAIAAVGEHDAQRLIGILNGPDGAELIQVAHTVDIFSRYGVIFLLFLVGLDTSIGEMRAVGSASLRVAVVGVVLPFVLGFAAARVLMPELSVSTDLFVAATLGATSIGITASVLKEMNKSHTQEAHIILGAAVIDDILGLVMLAIVTGIIVSGSVDVENIVITIGWAALFLVTAFAFGPILIRKLIEWLRHLDIVEAKMFVSFMFVMVLAWLANFVGLATIVGAFAAGVIMQDAYFKYWGDSRFHKISIKDLISPLEAIMVPIFFVVMGIQVKLESFLDEKVGIMASGLLLAAIVGKILCGFVSSRGTNRLAIGIGMLPRGEVGLIFASIGTSLGVISDALFSAIVLMVITTTLIVPPLLKWGFRRI, from the coding sequence ATGCATACGCAACATAGTATTTTCAATACCGGTTTGTTCGGCAGCCTGTTACTGTTTTTCCCCTTTACTGCTTCTGCAAACAATAATGGGATGCACACAGATCCTATTGCGCCTGTGATACTCGGTGTCACGGGGATATTATTGTTTGCCCTGATCGGACGATTTATCGCACGGCGTTTTGGTCAACCATCGGTGCTGGGTGAGCTCATCATGGGCGTGATCCTTGGCAATATCGGCTATTACTTCGGTTCAGATTTTATCACCGTATTACGCGAAGGGCCGGCGATATTCGATATGTTCGAGCAAACGCTCAGCGGCGTGGATCTGCAAACCGCTGCTATTGCCGCTGTCGGCGAGCACGATGCGCAACGCCTGATCGGTATACTCAACGGCCCAGACGGCGCAGAGTTGATTCAGGTTGCGCATACGGTGGATATCTTTTCCCGTTACGGTGTCATCTTTCTCTTGTTTCTGGTGGGGCTGGATACCTCGATTGGTGAAATGCGCGCTGTTGGTTCGGCCTCATTGCGTGTCGCCGTGGTCGGTGTGGTATTGCCCTTTGTTTTGGGCTTTGCCGCGGCGCGGGTGTTGATGCCCGAATTATCGGTCAGCACCGACTTATTTGTTGCGGCAACCCTGGGTGCGACCAGTATCGGTATCACCGCTAGCGTCCTCAAGGAGATGAATAAATCTCATACACAAGAGGCACACATAATCCTGGGGGCGGCCGTTATCGACGACATCCTCGGGCTGGTGATGTTGGCTATCGTCACCGGCATTATCGTATCGGGTAGCGTCGATGTAGAGAACATCGTCATAACTATAGGTTGGGCGGCCTTGTTCCTGGTGACGGCCTTCGCTTTCGGTCCGATACTCATACGTAAGCTCATTGAGTGGTTGCGACATCTCGATATTGTCGAAGCCAAAATGTTTGTCTCATTTATGTTTGTAATGGTGCTGGCGTGGCTGGCCAATTTTGTCGGTCTTGCCACCATCGTCGGCGCGTTTGCCGCAGGCGTGATTATGCAGGACGCCTATTTCAAATACTGGGGTGATTCCCGGTTTCACAAGATCAGTATCAAGGATTTAATATCGCCACTAGAGGCGATCATGGTTCCAATCTTTTTCGTGGTGATGGGGATACAGGTCAAACTCGAAAGTTTTCTCGATGAAAAAGTCGGCATTATGGCCAGTGGACTTTTGCTTGCGGCGATCGTGGGTAAGATTCTATGCGGCTTCGTCAGTTCTCGTGGTACGAATAGACTGGCCATCGGCATCGGCATGTTGCCACGTGGCGAGGTCGGTTTGATCTTCGCTTCGATCGGTACCAGTCTTGGCGTGATTAGCGATGCCTTGTTTTCAGCCATCGTGTTGATGGTTATCACCACTACGCTTATCGTTCCACCGCTATTGAAATGGGGTTTTAGACGAATATAG
- a CDS encoding GNAT family N-acetyltransferase — MDILASYKQISTHAQRSFQRRLMILSGSREWCLARLNSLASAIDSQNLLCLSDDQRLPFPVLGIKRFRQILGREFHTVILDGHERLHPDVLGAAAGTLCGGGVFMLLLPDLDEWVSTGDALFSNATGSASNRFIRRLVDTFSPTQYSIYLYRQDADSDATTLLASEKTRIEIDADTHRQRLITHQQGVVDEIQHVVTGHRRRPLVITADRGRGKSACLGMAAARLLAQRQEDILLTAPHRAALDSLYKHARIEGVDESRLHFIPVDELCQKPSKGQLLIVDEAGAIPLPQLEQLTEHYSRIVFSTTIHGYEGNGRGFALRFLHRLDQLCPGWTRSELTIPARWAEDDPLEDWLNTALLLDSDVSTPATPVTGVHFVELERDKLVGDEALLRNVFGLLVLAHYQTRPYDLRLMLDGEGISVYAGFEGETLVAAAIGVREGGLPDSLALDIQQGKRRLQGEVLPQTLAQYLNQENALSLRCLRVMRIAVHPVLQGQGIGSRMLSFIQECAAREGLDALGVNFGVREGLLRFWQTSGYRTLRLGVQKESSSGEYSLLMLRELKQQDFLQPYYDRFAQQLLAALSAHFRLLSPALVDTLLYTVDVFPPKLGDEDMRELIDFVYGRGGYESSLLSIHRQLESILLSKHHRLQLTDDDRQFLIVTVLQQCDIAVVEQQFDLQGKEAMLRRLRQTLAIVLDNEPTLQSRISLYRND; from the coding sequence ATGGACATCCTTGCCAGCTATAAACAGATTTCGACGCATGCGCAGCGGAGTTTTCAACGCCGGTTGATGATACTCAGCGGTAGTCGTGAATGGTGTTTAGCACGATTGAATTCCCTTGCTTCAGCCATCGATAGTCAAAACTTGTTGTGTTTGAGTGATGACCAGAGGTTGCCATTTCCGGTTTTGGGGATTAAGCGTTTTCGCCAGATCCTGGGGCGTGAGTTTCACACCGTTATTCTGGATGGCCATGAGCGTCTGCACCCGGATGTGCTTGGCGCAGCGGCGGGAACTTTGTGCGGTGGTGGTGTGTTCATGCTGTTGTTACCTGATCTGGATGAATGGGTGTCTACAGGTGATGCACTGTTTTCGAATGCTACAGGCTCCGCAAGCAACCGCTTTATTCGACGACTCGTCGACACGTTTTCACCAACGCAATATTCGATTTATCTTTATCGCCAAGATGCCGATTCGGACGCGACGACTTTGTTGGCAAGTGAAAAGACACGAATCGAGATTGATGCGGACACACACCGGCAACGACTGATAACTCACCAGCAAGGCGTCGTCGATGAGATTCAGCATGTGGTCACCGGACATCGTCGACGACCACTGGTGATTACCGCCGATCGTGGGCGAGGCAAAAGCGCCTGTCTGGGGATGGCTGCTGCCAGGCTGCTGGCTCAACGACAGGAAGATATTCTGCTTACCGCACCTCATCGCGCCGCCCTGGATTCGTTATATAAACATGCGCGGATTGAAGGCGTTGATGAAAGCAGACTACACTTTATACCCGTCGATGAGTTATGTCAGAAACCAAGCAAGGGGCAGTTGCTGATTGTTGACGAGGCCGGTGCGATTCCGTTACCACAGTTAGAGCAATTGACAGAACACTATTCACGCATCGTTTTTTCCACCACTATTCACGGCTACGAAGGTAATGGACGTGGATTCGCCTTACGTTTTCTGCATCGACTCGATCAGCTTTGCCCCGGTTGGACTCGCAGTGAACTTACTATACCGGCGCGTTGGGCTGAAGACGATCCGTTAGAAGACTGGCTAAACACCGCGTTATTGCTGGACAGTGATGTGTCGACGCCGGCAACACCGGTAACAGGTGTCCACTTTGTCGAACTGGAGCGGGATAAGCTCGTTGGTGATGAGGCTTTACTCAGAAATGTTTTCGGACTGTTGGTATTGGCCCATTATCAAACCCGTCCTTATGACTTGCGGTTGATGCTGGACGGCGAGGGTATTTCAGTTTATGCGGGCTTTGAAGGCGAGACACTCGTTGCCGCAGCTATAGGCGTGCGTGAAGGGGGCTTGCCAGACAGTCTTGCGCTGGACATACAGCAGGGAAAGAGGCGTTTGCAGGGCGAGGTTTTACCACAAACCCTGGCGCAATATCTCAATCAGGAAAATGCACTTAGCCTGCGCTGTCTGCGTGTAATGCGCATTGCTGTTCATCCCGTTTTACAGGGACAGGGTATTGGCTCACGCATGCTGAGCTTTATTCAGGAATGCGCCGCGCGAGAAGGTCTTGATGCCCTCGGCGTCAATTTTGGTGTGCGCGAGGGCTTATTGCGCTTTTGGCAAACGTCCGGCTATCGCACGTTACGTCTTGGGGTCCAGAAAGAATCCTCTAGTGGTGAGTATTCTTTGCTGATGTTGCGTGAACTAAAACAACAGGACTTTTTACAACCCTATTATGATCGGTTTGCGCAACAGCTATTGGCCGCGCTCAGTGCCCATTTTCGACTGTTGTCGCCTGCGCTAGTCGATACCTTGCTGTATACGGTTGATGTCTTTCCGCCAAAGCTTGGCGATGAAGATATGCGCGAGCTAATAGACTTTGTCTATGGACGTGGCGGATACGAGAGTAGTCTGTTGTCTATCCATCGCCAGCTTGAATCGATTCTGCTGTCTAAACATCATCGTCTGCAACTCACCGATGACGACAGGCAATTTCTTATTGTTACGGTATTACAACAATGTGATATTGCCGTTGTCGAGCAGCAGTTTGATTTGCAGGGCAAGGAAGCGATGCTCCGTCGTCTACGGCAGACACTTGCGATAGTGCTCGACAATGAACCCACGTTGCAATCACGAATTTCACTTTATCGAAACGACTAA
- a CDS encoding DUF4336 domain-containing protein: MSRNDIDDLRLFTNNIWTADGKFNLLGAKAGTRMTVVKLSDGSLWIHSPIPCTDALAQQVNDIGRPAYIVAPSKMHNLNTGSWKKRYPDAKVFQAEGAKIKWDYEKIVINENALSPWRGDIKQHFLRGMPMVNEWVFFHVPSRTLIVADMLFNFQDPLDNWTRLLTRMYGVYGRVSASRLFRKMIRDRHAFEISLREILSDEIDNLVLSHGNNVLGNAGEMIKDAYADILSEALA; encoded by the coding sequence ATGAGTAGGAATGACATAGACGATTTGAGACTGTTCACGAATAACATTTGGACGGCGGATGGTAAGTTTAATCTTCTCGGCGCGAAGGCAGGAACGCGCATGACTGTCGTGAAGTTAAGCGACGGCAGTCTATGGATACATTCCCCAATCCCCTGCACGGACGCACTGGCGCAACAAGTCAATGACATTGGTCGACCAGCCTATATTGTTGCCCCAAGCAAGATGCATAATCTCAATACCGGAAGCTGGAAAAAACGCTATCCCGATGCAAAGGTTTTTCAGGCAGAAGGGGCGAAGATCAAATGGGATTACGAAAAAATCGTAATCAATGAGAATGCGTTGTCACCCTGGCGTGGCGATATCAAGCAGCATTTTCTCAGAGGCATGCCGATGGTTAACGAGTGGGTATTTTTTCACGTACCAAGCCGAACGCTGATCGTCGCCGATATGCTGTTTAATTTTCAGGATCCATTGGATAACTGGACGCGGTTACTGACCCGCATGTACGGGGTATACGGCCGTGTTTCAGCCAGTCGCCTTTTTCGCAAGATGATTAGGGACAGACACGCATTTGAGATTTCTCTAAGAGAGATTCTTAGTGATGAAATCGATAATCTGGTGCTGTCACACGGAAATAACGTACTGGGAAACGCGGGCGAAATGATAAAAGACGCCTATGCAGATATTTTGTCGGAAGCACTTGCGTGA
- a CDS encoding B12-binding domain-containing radical SAM protein has product MYNVILTTFNARYSHASLGLRYLRANMGDLTAATHIEEFILDTRPIDALEQLLQHQPIVIGLGVYIWNIEQSLALAALIKTVSPQTVVVLGGPEVSYEYLQQPIMQYADYLICGQADLAFPDLCREILDGKPPQNKIVTPLPFKLEQLQLPYQEYNEMDIATRNIYVEASRGCPFKCEFCLSSLDKTAWAFDQNRFLEQIQSLYERGARSFRFVDRTFNLKAAASARILQFFLEHMSDDLFVHFEVIPDHLPEQLKELIVQFPPGCLQFEVGVQTFNPEVQQLISRRQDNEKTRTNLRWLREHTHAHIHADLIAGLPGEDLESFARGFDDLVVLRPHEIQVGILKRLRGSPIIRHTEEFSLRFNPAPPYNILSTNLLSFSQLQDISRFARYWDLCANSGRFKHSLPLILGEHPFQRFMALSQWIYRQTQRMHKLSLQRLFYLLYQGAQLALHLTTDELLPALQKDFAISGVKGTLENVLTRFEQRQQNDAIVPEASPFQRQARHISTQEDD; this is encoded by the coding sequence ATGTACAACGTAATTCTCACGACATTTAATGCTCGATATAGCCATGCTTCGCTCGGACTTCGTTATCTACGTGCCAACATGGGAGATCTGACTGCGGCCACCCATATTGAGGAATTCATCCTCGATACCCGCCCGATTGATGCGCTGGAACAACTGTTACAGCACCAGCCTATCGTTATCGGCCTTGGCGTGTATATCTGGAATATTGAACAATCCCTGGCACTCGCCGCGCTGATCAAAACGGTATCGCCGCAAACAGTCGTCGTGTTGGGTGGTCCGGAAGTGAGTTACGAATATCTCCAACAACCCATCATGCAATACGCCGACTATCTTATTTGCGGTCAGGCCGATCTGGCATTCCCTGATCTGTGTCGGGAAATCCTTGACGGCAAGCCTCCGCAAAATAAAATCGTTACACCGCTGCCCTTCAAACTGGAACAATTGCAACTGCCTTACCAGGAATATAACGAAATGGATATCGCTACTCGCAATATCTATGTCGAAGCCTCCCGTGGTTGCCCGTTCAAGTGCGAGTTCTGCCTTTCCTCACTGGACAAAACCGCATGGGCCTTTGACCAAAACAGGTTTCTGGAACAAATCCAGTCTCTGTATGAGAGAGGCGCACGGAGTTTTCGCTTCGTCGACCGGACGTTCAATCTCAAGGCAGCGGCCAGCGCGCGGATACTGCAGTTTTTCCTCGAACATATGAGTGATGATTTATTCGTGCACTTCGAGGTCATACCTGACCACCTGCCTGAGCAACTCAAAGAATTAATCGTGCAATTCCCACCGGGGTGTCTGCAATTTGAGGTGGGAGTACAAACGTTCAACCCCGAAGTACAACAACTGATCAGCCGCCGCCAGGACAACGAAAAAACGCGCACCAATCTGCGCTGGTTACGTGAACACACCCACGCCCATATCCATGCGGATTTGATTGCGGGCCTGCCGGGCGAAGATCTGGAAAGTTTTGCCCGCGGATTTGATGATCTGGTCGTCCTGCGACCGCATGAGATTCAAGTGGGCATTCTGAAACGCCTGCGTGGCTCGCCTATCATTCGACATACAGAAGAGTTTAGTTTGCGCTTCAATCCAGCGCCACCTTACAACATACTTTCCACTAATCTGCTCAGCTTTTCTCAGTTACAGGACATCTCACGCTTTGCCCGCTACTGGGATTTGTGTGCGAACTCGGGACGTTTTAAACACAGTCTGCCCCTCATTCTTGGCGAACATCCGTTTCAACGATTCATGGCGCTGAGCCAATGGATATATCGACAAACGCAACGCATGCACAAGCTATCACTGCAACGCCTGTTTTATCTGCTTTACCAGGGTGCACAACTGGCTTTACACCTGACGACGGACGAACTCCTCCCCGCATTACAAAAAGACTTTGCCATCTCCGGTGTAAAAGGGACATTGGAAAATGTTTTGACGCGTTTTGAACAACGTCAGCAAAACGACGCGATTGTGCCAGAAGCCAGTCCTTTTCAAAGACAGGCGAGACACATTTCCACCCAGGAAGACGATTAG
- the infA gene encoding translation initiation factor IF-1 produces MAKEDNIEMDGTVVETLPNTMFRVELENGHVVTAHISGKMRKNYIRILTGDKVTVQLTPYDLSKGRIVYRAK; encoded by the coding sequence ATGGCAAAAGAAGACAACATCGAGATGGACGGTACGGTAGTGGAGACACTGCCAAACACTATGTTTCGAGTAGAACTTGAGAATGGTCACGTTGTGACAGCGCATATTTCGGGAAAAATGCGTAAGAACTATATTCGTATCCTTACAGGTGATAAGGTCACTGTTCAATTAACACCCTACGACCTGAGTAAAGGTCGTATCGTGTATCGCGCTAAATAG
- a CDS encoding MarR family transcriptional regulator has product MPRYELQPTARLMLMAFRRFEDYLSEQLHARGFTNVKPSHFNILRHLNPEGMRQVDLARDAGITKQAVGKMVGELIEEGFISIEDDVTDRRAKKVVYTETGLDLVRQSVQIVKALEIKFSEILGIESYANLRTGLVQIMEYFSEEDEE; this is encoded by the coding sequence ATGCCTCGTTACGAATTACAACCCACTGCACGCTTGATGTTGATGGCATTTCGCCGCTTTGAGGACTACCTCAGCGAACAACTACATGCACGCGGATTTACTAATGTGAAACCGTCCCACTTCAATATTCTGCGACACCTTAACCCAGAGGGAATGCGGCAGGTCGATTTGGCCCGAGATGCGGGAATTACGAAACAGGCCGTAGGCAAAATGGTTGGTGAGCTGATCGAAGAAGGTTTTATCTCGATTGAGGATGATGTTACCGACAGACGGGCGAAAAAAGTCGTTTACACCGAAACCGGCTTAGACCTGGTCCGTCAAAGCGTGCAAATCGTGAAGGCGCTGGAAATCAAATTTAGTGAGATTCTCGGTATCGAAAGTTATGCCAATCTGCGGACCGGATTGGTGCAAATCATGGAATACTTTTCAGAGGAGGATGAGGAATGA